A single Euzebya rosea DNA region contains:
- a CDS encoding phospholipid carrier-dependent glycosyltransferase: protein MTASLDTRDDATADETPSAHRGPSWRDRTSSQWLWAVVLPLVVVTLAGAVRFHQLGQPERCYFDETYYYYDARDYLAVGTETSFAVHPPVGKWLIAVGVATFGVEEGSPIDAAVTEEPDGCVVREGEEDNPAARAREAEEAFARRVMSALFGTGAVAVAYFVGLRLFRRRSTALLGATLLAVDGLAVTMSRISMLDIFLQFFVLLGVLALLIDRDRLWDGAPDFVPDDPPDVPPDRDRKWLWAAGLFLGLAVATKWSGLAPLGLAWAFVAFSELAWRRRWTGSPWPDLVRGVSRAILALVLVPIVVYLTSYAGWFANFEDTRKADRCNLAATAEEQAGPDDATVPVLPGDATEPGCEGFLESFEQITGGWWEEQGEIFRFHRDLEAEHPYRAPATTWPLMTRPVAYYYESCSADREPGTECAVAEGNVAEVLGMGNPATWWPALLGYPVLLWFAFARRRWEALVIALFLFGQSVPYLLSPRPVFLFYLTPVVPFVALSLAYLADRALDSRSARWVPAAMTIVALVGFAYWSPLFLGLEIPRGLWDALIWVRPGWI from the coding sequence ATGACCGCATCACTCGACACGCGCGACGACGCCACCGCAGACGAGACCCCGTCAGCACACAGGGGCCCGTCGTGGCGCGACCGGACGTCATCGCAGTGGCTGTGGGCCGTCGTGCTGCCCCTCGTCGTGGTGACGCTGGCCGGGGCCGTCCGCTTCCACCAGCTCGGCCAGCCGGAGCGCTGCTACTTCGACGAGACGTACTACTACTACGACGCACGGGACTACCTGGCGGTCGGCACCGAGACGTCCTTCGCCGTCCACCCCCCGGTCGGCAAGTGGCTGATCGCGGTCGGGGTGGCCACCTTCGGGGTGGAGGAGGGTTCGCCGATCGACGCCGCGGTCACCGAGGAACCCGACGGCTGCGTGGTCCGCGAGGGCGAGGAGGACAACCCGGCCGCCCGTGCTCGCGAAGCGGAGGAGGCGTTCGCCCGTCGCGTCATGTCGGCGCTGTTCGGCACGGGAGCGGTCGCCGTCGCCTACTTCGTGGGCCTGCGGCTGTTCCGTCGCCGGTCCACGGCGCTGCTCGGGGCCACGCTGCTGGCCGTCGACGGGCTGGCCGTCACGATGTCGCGCATCTCGATGCTGGACATCTTCCTGCAGTTCTTCGTGCTGCTGGGCGTCCTGGCCCTGCTGATCGACCGGGACCGGCTGTGGGACGGCGCCCCTGACTTCGTGCCCGACGACCCGCCGGACGTGCCGCCCGACCGCGACCGCAAGTGGCTGTGGGCTGCCGGGCTGTTCCTGGGGCTCGCCGTCGCCACGAAGTGGTCGGGGCTGGCCCCGCTGGGTCTGGCCTGGGCGTTCGTCGCGTTCAGCGAGCTGGCGTGGCGTCGACGGTGGACCGGGTCGCCGTGGCCGGACCTGGTGCGGGGCGTGTCCCGCGCGATCCTCGCGCTGGTCCTGGTCCCCATCGTGGTGTACCTCACCTCCTACGCGGGGTGGTTCGCCAACTTCGAGGACACCCGCAAGGCGGACCGCTGCAACCTCGCGGCGACCGCCGAGGAGCAGGCTGGACCCGACGACGCCACCGTCCCCGTGCTGCCCGGCGACGCGACCGAACCCGGATGCGAGGGGTTCCTCGAGTCCTTCGAGCAGATCACGGGGGGCTGGTGGGAGGAGCAGGGTGAGATCTTCCGATTCCACCGCGACCTGGAGGCCGAACACCCCTACCGTGCGCCGGCGACGACCTGGCCGCTGATGACCCGCCCGGTCGCCTACTACTACGAGTCCTGCTCGGCGGACCGCGAGCCCGGCACGGAGTGCGCCGTCGCCGAGGGCAACGTGGCGGAGGTGCTCGGCATGGGCAACCCCGCGACGTGGTGGCCGGCGCTGCTCGGCTACCCGGTCCTGCTGTGGTTCGCCTTCGCCCGGCGCCGCTGGGAAGCCCTCGTCATCGCGCTGTTCCTGTTCGGCCAGTCCGTGCCGTACCTGCTGTCCCCCCGCCCGGTCTTCCTGTTCTACCTGACCCCGGTCGTGCCGTTCGTCGCGCTGTCGCTCGCCTACCTCGCCGACCGCGCCCTGGACAGCCGATCGGCCCGCTGGGTTCCGGCGGCCATGACGATCGTGGCGCTGGTCGGCTTCGCGTACTGGTCCCCCCTGTTCCTTGGCCTGGAGATCCCCCGGGGTCTCTGGGACGCGCTGATCTGGGTTCGCCCCGGCTGGATCTGA
- a CDS encoding Cof-type HAD-IIB family hydrolase: protein MTTTQPCQLIATDIDGTLLRSDGTVSDRARRAIADVEDSGRLFVLVTGRPPRWLRPITEQVAHRGLAICANGGIVMDLHTEEIVRVDAFPDGLGLEVLNRLRAMDDTLVFGVEWADGFAHEASYPRGTRSSELARGAAQDVAHVDDLFVRPVVKVLARAQARDRLALDELAQRAIAEVGELATVTWSSVGLLEVSAPAVTKAAALHRFAEDHGLGAEDVLAFGDMPNDLPMIEWAGHGVAVANAHELVREVADEVTDSNDDDGVAKVIERVLG from the coding sequence ATGACCACGACGCAACCCTGCCAGCTGATCGCCACCGACATCGACGGGACCCTCCTGCGCAGCGACGGGACGGTCAGCGACCGTGCCCGCCGTGCGATCGCCGACGTCGAGGACTCGGGGCGGCTGTTCGTCCTGGTCACCGGTCGGCCGCCGCGCTGGCTGCGGCCGATCACCGAGCAGGTCGCCCACCGCGGGCTGGCGATCTGCGCCAACGGCGGCATCGTCATGGACCTGCACACCGAGGAGATCGTCCGCGTCGACGCCTTCCCGGATGGGCTCGGCCTGGAGGTGCTGAACCGGTTGCGTGCCATGGACGACACGCTCGTGTTCGGGGTCGAGTGGGCCGACGGGTTCGCCCACGAGGCGTCCTACCCGCGCGGCACCCGGTCCTCGGAGCTTGCCCGCGGGGCCGCCCAGGACGTGGCGCACGTCGACGACCTGTTCGTCCGACCCGTCGTGAAGGTGCTGGCCCGTGCCCAGGCGCGTGACCGGCTGGCGCTGGACGAGCTGGCGCAACGGGCCATCGCGGAGGTGGGCGAGCTGGCGACGGTCACGTGGTCGAGCGTCGGCCTGCTGGAGGTGTCCGCACCCGCGGTGACCAAGGCTGCCGCCCTGCACCGGTTCGCCGAGGACCACGGCCTGGGCGCCGAGGACGTGCTGGCGTTCGGGGACATGCCCAACGACCTGCCGATGATCGAGTGGGCCGGCCACGGGGTGGCGGTCGCCAACGCCCACGAGCTGGTCCGTGAGGTCGCCGACGAGGTCACGGACTCCAACGACGACGACGGCGTCGCGAAGGTCATCGAGCGGGTGCTCGGGTAG
- a CDS encoding GlsB/YeaQ/YmgE family stress response membrane protein: MGILAWLLSGLIAGAIARVFAPAPRGLGCIGTIALGLVGSVVGGTLANLAFDGNLELQGSGLVGSVIGAIVLLTLARLFSGSDR; encoded by the coding sequence ATGGGAATCCTCGCCTGGCTGCTGTCCGGTTTGATCGCGGGCGCCATCGCCCGCGTCTTCGCCCCTGCCCCCAGGGGACTGGGCTGCATCGGCACGATCGCCCTGGGCCTCGTCGGATCCGTCGTCGGCGGCACCCTCGCCAACCTTGCCTTCGACGGCAACCTCGAGCTGCAGGGCTCCGGGCTGGTCGGATCGGTGATCGGGGCGATCGTCCTCCTGACACTCGCCCGGCTGTTCAGCGGATCCGATCGGTGA
- a CDS encoding oxidoreductase, producing the protein MTWSTADMPDQTGRVAVVTGANGGLGLASATALAGRGAHVVMAARNQEKARAARDEILAAHPRASLEIVELDLGSLASVERAATEIAAAHDRIDILMLNAGVMAMPEGTTVDGFERQLGINVLGHWALTSHLLPIVVGTPGARVITLSSMAQHQGSPLDVDNPHMRGNYDAWKQYGNTKLAARHFAQGLQARFEAEGVDALALAAHPGLTNSDLQATTHEQGGGGFLGGFFHRLTEAVGMSIERGALSQLRAATDPAASGGDYYGPLLVATGPPVRKPLVRPGADAAIAALWTVCERETGLSIDVAAARTT; encoded by the coding sequence ATGACCTGGTCCACCGCTGACATGCCCGACCAGACCGGCAGGGTCGCCGTCGTCACCGGCGCCAACGGCGGGCTCGGCCTGGCGTCGGCCACGGCGCTGGCGGGCAGGGGTGCCCACGTCGTGATGGCCGCCCGCAACCAGGAGAAGGCCCGGGCCGCCCGTGACGAGATCCTCGCCGCACACCCCCGTGCCTCCCTGGAGATCGTCGAGCTCGACCTCGGCTCGCTGGCGTCGGTGGAGCGGGCCGCGACCGAGATCGCCGCTGCCCACGACCGGATCGACATCCTGATGCTCAACGCCGGGGTCATGGCGATGCCCGAGGGCACGACCGTCGACGGGTTCGAGCGCCAGCTCGGCATCAACGTCCTCGGGCACTGGGCGCTGACGTCCCACCTGCTGCCGATCGTGGTCGGCACCCCCGGTGCCCGGGTGATCACGCTGTCCTCCATGGCCCAGCACCAGGGCAGCCCGCTGGACGTGGACAACCCGCACATGCGGGGCAACTACGACGCGTGGAAGCAGTACGGCAACACCAAGCTCGCGGCCCGACACTTCGCCCAGGGGCTGCAGGCCCGGTTCGAGGCCGAGGGCGTCGATGCGCTGGCGCTGGCCGCCCATCCCGGGCTGACCAACTCCGACCTGCAGGCGACCACCCACGAGCAGGGCGGCGGCGGGTTCCTGGGGGGCTTCTTCCACCGGCTGACCGAGGCGGTGGGCATGTCGATCGAGCGGGGCGCGCTCAGCCAGCTCCGCGCGGCCACCGACCCGGCGGCGTCCGGCGGCGACTACTACGGGCCGTTGCTCGTGGCGACCGGGCCGCCGGTCCGCAAGCCGCTGGTCCGGCCCGGCGCGGACGCCGCGATCGCGGCCCTCTGGACCGTGTGCGAACGCGAGACGGGCCTGTCGATCGACGTGGCGGCCGCCAGGACCACCTGA
- a CDS encoding zinc-dependent alcohol dehydrogenase, whose amino-acid sequence MKAVVWHGPRDVRVDTVPDPTIQDPTDAIVRMTTTGLCGSDLHLYEVLGPYMREGDIIGHEPMGIVEAVGPEVTDLSVGDRVVIPFQIACGHCDQCGRGLQTQCETTQVTEEGSGAALFGYTKLYGAVPGAQAELLRVPHADYGPITVPEGPADDRFVYLSDVLPTAWQAVEYADVPDGGSVAVLGLGPIGAMACRILQQRGVEQVIGIDLVDDRLAREAARGTTTLDLREHDDIAEAVRELTKGRGADSVIDAVGMEAHGSPATKLAHRLTQFLPKAIAEPFMDHAGIDRLGAMLPAIDMVRRGGTVSLIGVYGGMVDPLPMMTMFDKQITMRMGQANVKRWVDDIMPLLDDTDVLGVDDFATHRLPLDEAPKAYAMFQQKTNGAIKVVFQP is encoded by the coding sequence GTGAAGGCAGTTGTCTGGCATGGTCCGCGTGACGTCCGCGTGGACACCGTCCCCGACCCCACGATCCAGGATCCCACCGACGCCATCGTGCGCATGACCACCACCGGGCTGTGCGGCTCGGACCTGCACCTGTACGAGGTGCTGGGTCCCTACATGCGCGAGGGCGACATCATCGGCCACGAACCGATGGGCATCGTCGAGGCCGTCGGTCCGGAGGTGACCGACCTGTCTGTCGGCGACCGCGTCGTCATCCCCTTCCAGATCGCCTGCGGTCACTGCGACCAGTGCGGCCGCGGGCTGCAGACCCAGTGCGAGACGACACAGGTGACCGAGGAGGGCAGCGGTGCGGCGCTGTTCGGCTACACCAAGCTCTACGGCGCCGTCCCCGGCGCACAGGCCGAGCTGCTGCGGGTGCCGCACGCGGACTACGGTCCGATCACGGTCCCGGAGGGTCCGGCCGACGACCGCTTCGTGTACCTCTCCGACGTGCTGCCGACCGCCTGGCAGGCCGTTGAGTACGCCGACGTCCCCGACGGCGGGAGCGTGGCGGTGCTGGGCCTCGGACCGATCGGGGCCATGGCCTGCCGGATCCTCCAGCAGCGGGGTGTGGAGCAGGTCATCGGCATCGACCTGGTCGACGACCGCCTTGCCCGTGAGGCAGCCCGTGGCACCACCACGCTGGACCTGCGCGAGCACGACGACATCGCTGAGGCCGTCCGCGAGCTGACGAAGGGGCGTGGCGCGGACTCCGTCATCGACGCGGTCGGCATGGAGGCCCACGGATCGCCCGCGACCAAGCTGGCCCACCGGCTGACCCAGTTCCTGCCGAAGGCGATCGCCGAACCGTTCATGGACCACGCGGGCATCGACCGCCTGGGTGCCATGCTCCCGGCCATCGACATGGTCCGCCGCGGCGGCACCGTCTCGTTGATCGGCGTCTACGGCGGCATGGTCGACCCGCTGCCGATGATGACCATGTTCGACAAGCAGATCACCATGCGGATGGGCCAGGCCAACGTCAAGCGCTGGGTCGACGACATCATGCCGTTGCTCGACGACACCGACGTGCTGGGCGTTGACGACTTCGCCACCCACCGCCTTCCGCTGGACGAGGCACCCAAGGCCTACGCGATGTTCCAGCAGAAGACCAACGGCGCGATCAAGGTCGTCTTCCAGCCGTAG
- a CDS encoding haloacid dehalogenase — MGYADHLPEVGALAHGRLEARHEAREAALTASRASIRASANAIRAAHRGENDVAREGVGEAAAHLRVAIDATDGLPMIRWAGFVHDAEKEYAEASCTLAVLSGGDLPGPDDLGVDVTAWLNGVAETVGELRRYLLDQLRHGRMERCEDLLATMDDIYSMLVTIDFPDGITSGLRRSTDVARSILERTRGDFTTAHLQERLREALDAHRKDLLDG; from the coding sequence ATGGGCTACGCCGACCACCTCCCCGAGGTGGGAGCGCTGGCCCATGGCCGGCTCGAAGCACGGCACGAGGCCCGCGAGGCTGCGCTGACGGCGTCGCGCGCGTCGATCCGTGCCAGCGCCAACGCCATCCGTGCGGCCCACCGTGGCGAGAACGACGTGGCCCGCGAGGGAGTCGGCGAGGCGGCCGCGCACCTGCGGGTGGCCATCGACGCCACCGACGGCCTGCCGATGATCCGCTGGGCGGGCTTCGTGCACGACGCGGAGAAGGAGTACGCCGAGGCGTCCTGCACCCTGGCGGTCCTCAGCGGCGGTGACCTGCCGGGCCCCGATGACCTGGGCGTGGACGTGACCGCGTGGCTCAACGGGGTCGCCGAGACCGTCGGCGAGCTGCGCCGGTACCTGCTCGACCAGCTGCGCCACGGCCGCATGGAACGCTGCGAGGACCTGCTGGCCACGATGGACGACATCTACTCGATGCTGGTCACGATCGACTTCCCCGACGGCATCACCAGCGGCCTGCGCCGTTCCACCGACGTGGCGCGTTCCATCCTCGAACGGACCCGCGGCGACTTCACCACCGCCCACCTCCAGGAACGGCTGCGCGAGGCGCTCGACGCCCACCGCAAGGACCTCCTGGACGGCTGA
- a CDS encoding MogA/MoaB family molybdenum cofactor biosynthesis protein, with protein MSTSAPEARVVRARIVTVSTRASAGVYDDTAGPAVEAVLVEAGITVLGTTVVPDGREGVSRAIIDACRDADVVITNGGTGMHPKDTTPEATRDVIDREVPGLAEAIRATSLAITPMAMLSRGIAGIRDRTLVVNVPGSPKGARESVEVVVGVLGHAVDQLAAGDH; from the coding sequence GTGAGCACGTCCGCACCGGAGGCCCGGGTCGTCCGGGCGCGCATCGTGACGGTGTCCACCCGCGCCAGCGCCGGGGTGTACGACGACACCGCCGGACCCGCAGTCGAGGCAGTGCTGGTGGAGGCCGGTATCACCGTCCTCGGCACGACCGTCGTCCCCGACGGCCGCGAGGGGGTGTCCCGGGCCATCATCGACGCCTGCCGCGACGCCGACGTGGTCATCACCAACGGTGGCACCGGGATGCATCCCAAGGACACCACGCCCGAGGCCACCCGCGACGTCATCGACCGGGAGGTCCCCGGCCTGGCCGAGGCCATCCGCGCCACGTCGCTGGCGATCACCCCCATGGCCATGCTGTCCCGCGGCATCGCCGGCATCCGCGACCGCACCCTCGTCGTCAACGTGCCCGGGTCCCCCAAGGGGGCACGTGAGTCCGTCGAGGTCGTCGTCGGTGTGCTGGGCCATGCGGTGGATCAGCTTGCAGCGGGCGACCATTGA
- the moaC gene encoding cyclic pyranopterin monophosphate synthase MoaC, producing the protein MSEPRLTHLDEAGHARMVDVGDKDTTRRVAVASAALRLRPETARMLVEGRLPKGDAIATARIAGIMAAKRTPDLIPLCHVVSLSGVEVEVDVDVEAGRCSITATATAADRTGVEMEALVAASTTALTLYDMTKAVERGAVVEHVQLESKTGGVRGDWHRGEDS; encoded by the coding sequence ATGAGCGAACCACGCTTGACCCACCTCGACGAGGCCGGCCACGCCCGCATGGTCGACGTCGGCGACAAGGACACGACCCGCCGGGTGGCAGTGGCCTCCGCCGCCCTTCGGCTGCGCCCGGAGACGGCCCGCATGCTGGTCGAGGGACGGCTGCCCAAGGGCGACGCCATCGCCACCGCCCGGATCGCCGGGATCATGGCGGCCAAGCGCACCCCTGACCTGATCCCGCTGTGCCACGTCGTGTCGCTGTCGGGGGTCGAGGTCGAGGTGGACGTCGACGTCGAGGCGGGGCGCTGCAGCATCACGGCCACCGCCACGGCCGCTGACCGCACCGGGGTGGAGATGGAGGCCCTCGTGGCAGCCTCGACCACGGCCTTGACCCTCTACGACATGACCAAGGCCGTCGAGCGCGGCGCGGTCGTCGAGCACGTCCAGCTGGAGTCCAAGACCGGCGGCGTCCGCGGCGACTGGCACCGGGGTGAGGACTCGTGA
- the glp gene encoding gephyrin-like molybdotransferase Glp: MGHRHHVDPAELEPLGDYRRRVLSGLSPLTPIQTALSEAHGSVLAEDVTAPGDIPPFANSAMDGYAVAAATVTAGEPLRVVGEIAAGAAERPSPGPGQAVRIMTGAPLPAGVDAIVPVELVDEHGHEVVLHVAPTAGENVRDAGESVRAGETVLTAGRPLGAAEIGMLAAMGVGRVLVHPRPRVAVLATGDELIEPGKPLRPGQIHESNSYLLAAQVVEAGAIAFRQPIAVDDRASLKRAFRGALAQADLLVTSGGVSAGRYDLSKQVLADMGDVSFSKVGMQPGMPQAFGTIDGVPVFGLPGNPVSTAVSFEVHVRPAIRRLQGRQDLNRPRLTARLAEGVRSPEHKVSFLRVTLERAADGWTASTTGAQGSGILRSMVLADGLAEVPADRTSLDAGEQVVVHLLKEMA, from the coding sequence GTGGGGCACCGACACCACGTCGATCCCGCCGAGCTGGAGCCGCTGGGGGACTACCGTCGACGGGTCCTCTCGGGCCTGTCGCCGCTGACGCCGATACAGACGGCGCTCTCGGAGGCCCACGGCTCGGTCCTGGCCGAGGATGTCACCGCCCCCGGCGACATCCCGCCGTTCGCCAACTCCGCCATGGACGGATACGCGGTGGCCGCGGCCACCGTCACCGCCGGTGAGCCGCTGCGGGTCGTGGGCGAGATCGCCGCCGGTGCTGCCGAGCGACCGTCGCCGGGCCCCGGACAGGCCGTCCGCATCATGACCGGTGCGCCGCTGCCTGCGGGTGTCGATGCGATCGTGCCGGTCGAGCTCGTCGACGAGCACGGGCACGAGGTCGTGCTGCACGTCGCGCCGACCGCCGGCGAGAACGTGCGCGATGCCGGCGAGAGCGTGCGCGCCGGCGAGACCGTCCTGACCGCCGGCCGGCCCCTCGGTGCGGCGGAGATCGGCATGCTGGCCGCCATGGGCGTGGGCCGGGTGCTGGTGCATCCGCGGCCCCGCGTGGCGGTGCTGGCGACCGGCGACGAACTGATCGAACCGGGCAAGCCGCTTCGTCCCGGCCAGATCCACGAGTCCAACTCCTACCTGCTGGCCGCGCAGGTGGTCGAGGCGGGCGCCATCGCGTTCCGCCAGCCCATCGCCGTCGACGACCGTGCCAGCCTGAAGCGGGCGTTCCGAGGTGCGCTTGCGCAGGCCGACCTGCTGGTCACGAGCGGCGGGGTCAGCGCAGGCCGCTACGACCTGTCCAAGCAGGTCCTCGCCGACATGGGTGACGTGTCGTTCAGCAAGGTCGGGATGCAGCCCGGCATGCCGCAGGCCTTCGGGACCATCGACGGCGTCCCCGTGTTCGGGCTGCCCGGCAACCCCGTGTCGACCGCCGTCAGCTTCGAGGTCCACGTCCGGCCGGCGATCCGTCGGCTGCAGGGACGGCAGGACCTCAACCGTCCCCGCCTGACTGCCCGGCTTGCCGAGGGGGTTCGCAGTCCCGAGCACAAGGTGTCGTTCCTGCGGGTCACGCTCGAACGTGCCGCCGACGGATGGACCGCGAGCACCACCGGTGCGCAGGGCAGCGGCATCCTCCGGTCGATGGTCCTGGCCGACGGGCTCGCCGAGGTCCCCGCCGACCGCACGTCGCTGGATGCCGGTGAGCAGGTCGTCGTCCACCTGCTGAAGGAGATGGCATGA
- the galU gene encoding UTP--glucose-1-phosphate uridylyltransferase GalU — MPAATPVRCPPALGKRRSPTVRARKAVIPAAGLGTRFLPATKAQPKEMLPLVDKPAIQYVVEEAVRAGLDDILMVTGRGKRALEDHFDQAVELERQLAATGKEDLLAAVQAVTQLALVHYVRQGKPLGLGHAVGCARYHVGDEPFAVLLGDDLLGEEERLLSQMVDVCDETGRSVIAVMEFGDEELSKYGVVAAEPDPDNEGVYRVTDLVEKPGKANAPSNLCIIGRYVLTPDIFDHIGATKPGRGGEIQLTDAMRAQAQDEPIRAIKFDGIRYDVGAKPDYLRATVELAAKREDLGPEFIGFLREFLAGLDQ; from the coding sequence ATGCCAGCGGCAACCCCGGTCCGTTGTCCTCCAGCTCTCGGAAAGCGAAGGTCACCCACAGTGCGTGCACGCAAGGCCGTCATTCCCGCCGCGGGCCTCGGTACGAGGTTCCTGCCGGCCACGAAGGCCCAGCCGAAGGAGATGCTCCCGCTGGTGGACAAGCCGGCGATCCAGTACGTCGTCGAGGAGGCCGTCCGTGCCGGACTGGACGACATCCTCATGGTCACCGGACGTGGCAAGCGTGCCCTCGAGGATCACTTCGACCAGGCGGTCGAGCTGGAACGACAGCTCGCCGCCACCGGCAAGGAGGACCTGCTGGCCGCCGTCCAGGCCGTCACGCAGCTGGCGCTGGTCCACTACGTGCGCCAGGGCAAGCCGCTGGGGCTGGGGCATGCGGTCGGCTGTGCCCGGTACCACGTCGGCGACGAACCCTTCGCGGTGCTGCTGGGCGACGACCTGCTGGGTGAGGAGGAGCGGCTGCTGTCACAGATGGTCGATGTCTGCGACGAAACGGGCCGGTCGGTCATCGCCGTCATGGAGTTCGGCGACGAGGAGCTGTCCAAGTACGGCGTCGTGGCCGCCGAACCCGATCCCGACAACGAGGGCGTCTACCGGGTCACCGACCTGGTGGAGAAGCCGGGCAAGGCCAACGCCCCCTCCAACCTGTGCATCATCGGTCGGTACGTCCTGACCCCCGACATCTTCGACCACATCGGGGCGACGAAGCCCGGTCGGGGTGGCGAGATCCAGCTGACCGACGCCATGCGTGCCCAGGCGCAGGACGAGCCCATCAGGGCCATCAAGTTCGACGGTATCCGCTACGACGTCGGCGCCAAGCCCGACTACCTCCGCGCCACCGTCGAGCTGGCCGCCAAGCGCGAGGACCTGGGGCCGGAGTTCATCGGGTTCCTGCGCGAGTTCCTCGCCGGTCTCGACCAGTAG
- a CDS encoding 5-formyltetrahydrofolate cyclo-ligase codes for MSVDAGQHKIEQRLAAKERRAAVPADQRARAATTIGARIDQLITSRPGPLVAYAATGDEVSVDAVMEGWLAAARPLALPRVVGPGRLDLHLVADLGADLVVGAYGIREPREDLPTLDPGAAATVLVPGVCFDRRGGRIGWGGGFYDRLLPRTVAAWRLGICLEVQLVERVAADPHDAPVDAVVTEAAVYR; via the coding sequence ATGTCGGTGGACGCGGGGCAACACAAGATCGAGCAGCGGCTGGCCGCGAAGGAACGTCGTGCAGCCGTCCCCGCCGACCAGCGGGCGCGGGCAGCGACGACGATCGGCGCCCGGATCGACCAGCTGATCACCTCACGGCCCGGGCCGCTCGTCGCCTACGCCGCCACCGGCGACGAAGTGTCCGTCGACGCCGTCATGGAGGGCTGGCTCGCCGCCGCCCGTCCGCTCGCGCTGCCCCGGGTCGTCGGGCCCGGACGCCTCGACCTGCACCTGGTGGCCGATTTGGGCGCCGACCTGGTCGTCGGGGCCTACGGCATCCGGGAACCGCGCGAGGACCTGCCGACCCTCGATCCCGGGGCTGCCGCCACCGTGCTCGTGCCGGGGGTCTGCTTCGACCGCAGGGGGGGCCGGATCGGCTGGGGCGGCGGCTTCTACGACCGCCTGCTGCCGAGGACGGTCGCAGCGTGGCGCCTCGGGATCTGCCTCGAGGTGCAGCTGGTCGAGCGTGTGGCCGCCGACCCCCACGACGCCCCTGTCGATGCGGTCGTCACCGAGGCCGCCGTGTACCGTTGA
- a CDS encoding FmdB family zinc ribbon protein — translation MPTYDYVCLTNDHRFEVKQSFSDDALTECIECGEPVRKVFSAAGIVFKGSGYYVTDTRGSGSTSSTTGTASSGSSDSSSKGDSSSSKDSSSSSSTASSSSSSSSSSD, via the coding sequence ATGCCAACCTACGACTACGTGTGCCTGACCAACGACCACCGGTTCGAGGTCAAGCAGTCCTTCTCCGACGATGCGCTGACCGAGTGCATCGAGTGCGGCGAGCCCGTCCGCAAGGTGTTCAGCGCCGCCGGGATCGTGTTCAAGGGTTCCGGGTACTACGTGACCGACACGCGCGGCAGCGGCTCGACGTCGAGCACCACGGGCACCGCCAGCAGCGGATCGTCCGACTCGTCGTCCAAGGGCGACAGCAGCTCCTCCAAGGACAGCTCCTCGTCCAGCAGCACGGCGTCCAGCTCCTCCAGCTCCAGCTCCAGCTCGGACTGA
- a CDS encoding S-methyl-5'-thioadenosine phosphorylase — protein MDVPRHDEVTIDVAVFGGSGLYSLLDDAREVVVETPYGPPSAPVTVAEVEGCAVGFMPRHGVGHTIPPHRIDYRANLWAMKHLGATDVILPCAVGSLRKDIVPGSFVLADQLVDRTRGRIDTFHDGPEVTHVSFAEPYDAEMRGVALDAARSLGIEVHGDGTLVVIQGPRFSSRAESRWFSAQGWDIVGMTQYPEAPLARELEMAALNISLVTDFDAGLEDDPDVPAVTSASVLEVFRANTENLRRLLFAIIPALPRSPDRPALHALRDAHL, from the coding sequence GTGGACGTCCCACGCCACGACGAGGTCACCATCGACGTCGCCGTGTTCGGTGGCTCGGGCCTGTACTCGCTGCTCGACGACGCCCGCGAGGTCGTGGTCGAGACGCCGTACGGCCCACCGTCGGCACCGGTGACGGTGGCCGAGGTCGAGGGCTGCGCCGTCGGGTTCATGCCGCGCCACGGCGTGGGCCACACGATCCCGCCGCACCGCATCGACTACCGCGCCAACCTGTGGGCGATGAAGCACCTCGGGGCGACCGACGTGATCCTGCCGTGTGCGGTCGGCAGCCTGCGAAAGGACATCGTCCCCGGGTCGTTCGTGCTGGCCGACCAGTTGGTCGACCGCACCCGTGGACGAATCGACACCTTCCACGACGGGCCCGAGGTCACCCACGTGTCCTTCGCCGAGCCCTACGACGCCGAGATGCGCGGGGTGGCGCTCGACGCCGCGCGGTCGTTGGGCATCGAGGTCCACGGTGACGGCACCCTGGTGGTCATCCAGGGCCCCCGGTTCTCCTCCAGGGCCGAGTCCCGCTGGTTCTCCGCCCAGGGCTGGGACATCGTCGGCATGACCCAGTACCCCGAGGCCCCGCTGGCCCGTGAGCTGGAGATGGCCGCGCTCAACATCTCCCTCGTGACCGACTTCGACGCCGGCCTCGAGGACGATCCCGACGTCCCGGCCGTCACCTCGGCCTCGGTGCTGGAGGTCTTCCGCGCCAACACCGAGAACCTCCGTCGGCTGCTGTTCGCGATCATCCCCGCGCTGCCGCGCTCGCCGGATCGTCCCGCCCTGCACGCGTTGCGCGACGCGCACCTCTGA